From a single Erpetoichthys calabaricus chromosome 1, fErpCal1.3, whole genome shotgun sequence genomic region:
- the LOC114667607 gene encoding uncharacterized protein LOC114667607, with protein sequence MHFKMILLVLWFFWSRAGQDNALPSYRFIECAAQRFAVNRAARTRRFLRRQMMLREEFAAFLANYNSRSSVRSIWMRQRCGVWWEHVLTSWTDCEWKENFRMRKTTFLKLCNILHPHLHRETTTFRKAVPVVQRVAICVWRLATNVEFRTISHLFGTGQSTAVTIANHVSSIIVEKLLSVYIKTPSEHDFRNIIQGFRDQWGFPQCGGAIDGTHIGILAPPEIPADYHNPKGFYSVILQGVVDHRLCFWDINVGWPGKVHNARVFGNSSLYERGQSGMLFPNITERFGGIDVPVVMLGDTAYPLLPWLMKPYPENQQMTPAQITFNNRLGKARMTVERAFGRLKGRWRCLRKRYDCHINNINNIIAACCILHNFCEINNEEYDDIDVHEENETHELSPYQANAIASASRDALCLYFSNL encoded by the exons atgcatttcaaaatgattttacttgttttgtggtttttttgGAGTCGTGCAGGGCAGGATAACGCTTTACCCTcctacagatttattgagtgcgCAGCGCagcgttttgctgttaatcgtgctgcacGTACCAGAAGATTTTTACGGaggcaaatgatgttaagggaggaatttgcagcttttcttgcgaactacaattcacgttcatctgtaag GAGCATCTGGATGCGACAGAGATGTGGCGTGTGGTGGGAGCATGTTCTGACCAGCTGGACAGATTGTGAATGGAAAGAAAATTTTAGAATGAGGAAGACCACGTTCTTGAAGCTGTGTAACATCCTCCATCCACACCTTCATAGAGAGACGACCACTTTCAGGAAAGCAGTACCTGTGGTGCAGCGTGTAGCAATATGTGTCTGGAGGCTGGCCACCAATGTTGAATTTAGAACTAtctctcatttatttggaactggcCAATCTACTGCAGTCACTATTGCCAATCATGTTTCCTCCATAATTGTGGAGAAGCTGCTTTCAGTTTACATCAAAACACCCTCTGAACATGATTTCAGAAATATTATTCAAGGTTTCCGAGATCAATGGGGTTTCCCACAATGTGGAGGAGCTATTGATGGAACCCATATTGGCATTTTAGCTCCACCTGAAATCCCAGCAGACTACCACAACCCTAAAGGTTTCTATTCAGTCATCTTGCAAGGTGTGGTAGATCATAGACTTTGTTTCTGGGACATTAATGTGGGCTGGCCGGGAAAAGTCCACAATGCCAGAGTGTTTGGCAATTCATCATTGTACGAGAGGGGTCAGAGTGGTATGCTGTTTCCTAATATCACAGAGAGGTTTGGAGGAATAGATGTGCCAGTGGTAATGTTGGGGGATACAGCTTATCCTCTACTGCCATGGTTGATGAAACCATACCCTGAAAACCAACAAATGACACCTGCACAGATCACCTTTAACAACCGGCTTGGTAAAGCAAGGATGACTGTCGAAAGGGCATTTGGCCGTCTTAAGGGAAGATGGCGCTGCCTAAGGAAGAGGTATGATTGCCACATCAACAACATCAATAACATCATCGCAGCATGTTGCATACTGCACAATTTTTGTGAGATTAACAATGAGGAATATGATGACATTGATGTTCATGAAGAAAATGAGACTCATGAATTGAGTCCCTATCAAGCAAATGCCATAGCAAGTGCCTCAAGAGAtgccttgtgtttgtatttttcaaatcTGTAG
- the LOC114667794 gene encoding uncharacterized protein LOC114667794 isoform X3, with protein MSEPVLKNITSYRDRGKEEAAGIYCNIKMNVKEETCEADIMTVSIKGEECEWESSHSKQESLCIKDERCELGSVGIKEESKDMSFNIKTHEHKIMKCVDLKVSSESLQSDTKRTEEMFSVRTREDQPSSSNCSGQNHTNTGNESCNSGSLDITPPEQCNKRRKRKKMDVSDMMEAFLDMQKKHYDEFMRGEELHLQKEREMLNDWMKAQMEMEERRQQMQREERQEANRMFQQMMNRMFDAMVPIYQQHTPSHPNKSSH; from the exons ATGAGTGAACCAGTTCTAAAAAATATTACATCATACAGGGACAGAGG CAAAGAAGAAGCAGCTGGCATTTACTGTAACATTAAGATGAATGTAAAAGAGGAAACATGTGAGGCTGACATAATGACAGTGAGTATTAAAGGGGAGGAATGTGAATGGGAGTCTTCTCACTCCAAACAGGAGAGTCTGTGCATTAAAGATGAACGTTGTGAACTGGGATCAGTGGGCATTAAAGAAGAGTCTAAGGATATGTCTTTCAACATCAAGACGCACGaacataaaattatgaagtgtGTCGACCTTAAAGTGAGTTCTGAATCATTACAATCTGACACAAAGAGAACTGAGGAAATGTTTTCTGTTAGAACTCGAGAAGATCAACCATCATCTTCAAATTGTTCTGGccaaa ATCATACAAACACTGGGAATGAAAGTTGCAACAGTGGATCACTTGATATAACACCCCCAGAACAATGCAATaaaaggaggaagaggaagaagatggatgTGAGTGACATGATGGAAGCATTTTTGGACATGCAAAAGAAACATTATGATGAATTCATGCGAGGAGAAGAGTTGCATCTCCAGAAGGAGAGAGAGATGCTAAATGATTGGATGAAGGCACAAATGGAAATGGAGGAGCGTCGACAACAGATGCAACGGGAGGAACGCCAAGAGGCAAACAGGATGTTCCAGCAAATGATGAACAGAATGTTTGATGCCATGGTGCCTATATACCAGCAGCACACACCATCACATCCAAATAAATCCAgtcattga
- the LOC114667794 gene encoding zinc finger and SCAN domain-containing protein 29-like isoform X4 — translation MAAKGSLWSIAEVQCLLEIWADDSIQEQLDTTHKNSEIFGKIRDYLHARGYQRSIEQCRDKVKKLRIQYLKIRDALRKSGSSSDEKEKFQWYDIIDKIIGLKPSSEPNVFESYAATPSAASDSVDTESPPELNNHTNTGNESCNSGSLDITPPEQCNKRRKRKKMDVSDMMEAFLDMQKKHYDEFMRGEELHLQKEREMLNDWMKAQMEMEERRQQMQREERQEANRMFQQMMNRMFDAMVPIYQQHTPSHPNKSSH, via the exons ATGGCGGCAAAGGGATCGCTCTGGTCTATTGCAGAAGTGCAGTGTTTACTTGAAATTTGGGCCGATGACAGTATCCAGGAGCAACTGGATACAACACACAAAAACTCGGAGATATTTGGTAAGATTAGAGACTACCTTCATGCTCGTGGATACCAAAGATCAATTGAACAGTGtcgtgacaaagtgaaaaaactgAGGATTCAGTACCTAAAAATACGGGATGCATTACGTAAGTCTGGCAGCTCATCGGACGAAAAAGAAAAGTTTCAGTGGTATGATATCATTGACAAAATAATCGGCCTTAAACCAAGTAGCGAACCTAACGTTTTCGAGTCGTATGCGGCAACACCATCGGCAGCATCGGATAGCGTGGACACTGAATCGCCGCCAGAATTGAACA ATCATACAAACACTGGGAATGAAAGTTGCAACAGTGGATCACTTGATATAACACCCCCAGAACAATGCAATaaaaggaggaagaggaagaagatggatgTGAGTGACATGATGGAAGCATTTTTGGACATGCAAAAGAAACATTATGATGAATTCATGCGAGGAGAAGAGTTGCATCTCCAGAAGGAGAGAGAGATGCTAAATGATTGGATGAAGGCACAAATGGAAATGGAGGAGCGTCGACAACAGATGCAACGGGAGGAACGCCAAGAGGCAAACAGGATGTTCCAGCAAATGATGAACAGAATGTTTGATGCCATGGTGCCTATATACCAGCAGCACACACCATCACATCCAAATAAATCCAgtcattga
- the LOC114667794 gene encoding uncharacterized protein LOC114667794 isoform X1 — protein MSEPVLKNITSYRDRGKEEAAGIYCNIKMNVKEETCEADIMTVSIKGEECEWESSHSKQESLCIKDERCELGSVGIKEESKDMSFNIKTHEHKIMKCVDLKVSSESLQSDTKRTEEMFSVRTREDQPSSSNCSGQITSFISDHTNTGNESCNSGSLDITPPEQCNKRRKRKKMDVSDMMEAFLDMQKKHYDEFMRGEELHLQKEREMLNDWMKAQMEMEERRQQMQREERQEANRMFQQMMNRMFDAMVPIYQQHTPSHPNKSSH, from the exons ATGAGTGAACCAGTTCTAAAAAATATTACATCATACAGGGACAGAGG CAAAGAAGAAGCAGCTGGCATTTACTGTAACATTAAGATGAATGTAAAAGAGGAAACATGTGAGGCTGACATAATGACAGTGAGTATTAAAGGGGAGGAATGTGAATGGGAGTCTTCTCACTCCAAACAGGAGAGTCTGTGCATTAAAGATGAACGTTGTGAACTGGGATCAGTGGGCATTAAAGAAGAGTCTAAGGATATGTCTTTCAACATCAAGACGCACGaacataaaattatgaagtgtGTCGACCTTAAAGTGAGTTCTGAATCATTACAATCTGACACAAAGAGAACTGAGGAAATGTTTTCTGTTAGAACTCGAGAAGATCAACCATCATCTTCAAATTGTTCTGGccaaa TCACATCATTCATTTCAGATCATACAAACACTGGGAATGAAAGTTGCAACAGTGGATCACTTGATATAACACCCCCAGAACAATGCAATaaaaggaggaagaggaagaagatggatgTGAGTGACATGATGGAAGCATTTTTGGACATGCAAAAGAAACATTATGATGAATTCATGCGAGGAGAAGAGTTGCATCTCCAGAAGGAGAGAGAGATGCTAAATGATTGGATGAAGGCACAAATGGAAATGGAGGAGCGTCGACAACAGATGCAACGGGAGGAACGCCAAGAGGCAAACAGGATGTTCCAGCAAATGATGAACAGAATGTTTGATGCCATGGTGCCTATATACCAGCAGCACACACCATCACATCCAAATAAATCCAgtcattga
- the LOC114667794 gene encoding zinc finger and SCAN domain-containing protein 32-like isoform X2, with product MAAKGSLWSIAEVQCLLEIWADDSIQEQLDTTHKNSEIFGKIRDYLHARGYQRSIEQCRDKVKKLRIQYLKIRDALRKSGSSSDEKEKFQWYDIIDKIIGLKPSSEPNVFESYAATPSAASDSVDTESPPELNITSFISDHTNTGNESCNSGSLDITPPEQCNKRRKRKKMDVSDMMEAFLDMQKKHYDEFMRGEELHLQKEREMLNDWMKAQMEMEERRQQMQREERQEANRMFQQMMNRMFDAMVPIYQQHTPSHPNKSSH from the exons ATGGCGGCAAAGGGATCGCTCTGGTCTATTGCAGAAGTGCAGTGTTTACTTGAAATTTGGGCCGATGACAGTATCCAGGAGCAACTGGATACAACACACAAAAACTCGGAGATATTTGGTAAGATTAGAGACTACCTTCATGCTCGTGGATACCAAAGATCAATTGAACAGTGtcgtgacaaagtgaaaaaactgAGGATTCAGTACCTAAAAATACGGGATGCATTACGTAAGTCTGGCAGCTCATCGGACGAAAAAGAAAAGTTTCAGTGGTATGATATCATTGACAAAATAATCGGCCTTAAACCAAGTAGCGAACCTAACGTTTTCGAGTCGTATGCGGCAACACCATCGGCAGCATCGGATAGCGTGGACACTGAATCGCCGCCAGAATTGAACA TCACATCATTCATTTCAGATCATACAAACACTGGGAATGAAAGTTGCAACAGTGGATCACTTGATATAACACCCCCAGAACAATGCAATaaaaggaggaagaggaagaagatggatgTGAGTGACATGATGGAAGCATTTTTGGACATGCAAAAGAAACATTATGATGAATTCATGCGAGGAGAAGAGTTGCATCTCCAGAAGGAGAGAGAGATGCTAAATGATTGGATGAAGGCACAAATGGAAATGGAGGAGCGTCGACAACAGATGCAACGGGAGGAACGCCAAGAGGCAAACAGGATGTTCCAGCAAATGATGAACAGAATGTTTGATGCCATGGTGCCTATATACCAGCAGCACACACCATCACATCCAAATAAATCCAgtcattga
- the LOC114667529 gene encoding gastrula zinc finger protein XlCGF52.1-like, whose translation MDVKEEMCEAGIYTVDKMTLSIKEEDSGWESVLSNQDSLGIKDEDYELVTVGVKEEAEETSSISIEMHKQKIMASVKKDDTYSELDLHYGCQDRVVTGLVSSQSRHCSSPEHFINVRSEYLQSDTKMIEEVSSDKTQEEQTPATNYTGGRGKPHCSECGKEFCNKGTLRRHIRVHTGEKPFCCNECGKRFSSKSNLQTHIRSHTGEKPFCCSDCDKQFSLMRSLRRHTAVHTGETLYCCSECGKQFSQIRLLQIHRRIHKKEKRFCCPQCNKQFSLKSNLQTHIRIHTGEKPYCCNECGKQFSLKSNLQTHTRIHTGEKPFCCNECGKQFSHAVSLHIHMVTHTGEKPHCCFDCGKRFSAKKTLQTHIRIHTGEKRCCCSECGKQFLHMSHLKRHTRVHTGEKPHSCNKCGKQFSDSSTLRRHTKIHCREKP comes from the exons atggatgtgaaagaggagaTGTGTGAGGCTGGTATATATACTGTGGATAAAATGACTCTGAGTATTAAGGAGGAGGACAGTGGATGGGAGTCTGTCCTCTCTAACCAGGATAGTCTAGGTATTAAGGATGAGGATTATGAATTGGTGACTGTAGGTGTAAAAGAAGAAGCAGAGGAGACCTCATCTATCAGCATTGAGATGCATAAGCAAAAAATAATGGCAAGTGTCAAGAAAGATGATACCTATTCAGAGTTGGATCTTCATTATGGATGTCAAGATAGAGTAGTGACTGGGTTAGTCTCTTCTCAAAGCAGACATTGCTCATCTCCAGAGCATTTTATCAATGTACGGTCTGAATACTTGCAGTCCGACACCAAGATGATTGAGGAAGTTTCTTCAGATAAAACTCAAGAAGAACAGACACCAGCTACAAATTATACTGGAGGAA GAGGCAAACCtcattgttctgaatgtggcaaggaATTCTGCAACAAGGGTACTCTTCGGAGACACattagagttcacactggagagaagccattttgttGCAATGAATGTGGAAAACGATTTTCATCAAAAAGCAATCTTCAAACACATATAAGAAGTCACACTGGTGAGAAACCATTTTGCTGTTCTGATTGTGACAAACAATTTTCACTGATGAGGAGTCTTCGTAGACACACAgcagttcacactggagagacgCTGTActgttgttcagaatgtggtaaacaattttcACAAATAAGACTTCTACAGATACACAGAAGAATTCATAAAAAAGAGAAGAGATTCTGTTGCCCCCAGTGCAACAAGCAGTTTTCATTAAAGAGCAATCTTCAGACCCACAtacgaattcacactggagagaagccatactgctgtaatgaatgtggcaaacagttttcattaAAGAGCAATCTTCAGACCCACAcacgaattcacactggagagaagccattctgctgtaatgaatgtggcaaacagttttcacatgcAGTCAGTCTTCACATTCACATGGTAACTCATACAGGAGAGAAACCACACTGCTGTTTCGATTGTGGCAAACGATTTTCAGCAAAAAAGACTCTTCAGACCCacataagaattcacactggagaaaaacgctgctgctgttctgaatgtggcaaacagtttttgcATATGAGCCATCTTAAGAGACACACAAGAGTTCATACAGGGGAGAAACCACACAGCTGTAataaatgtggcaaacaattttctgACAGTAGTACTCTTCGAAGGCACACTAAAATTCACTGTCGAGAAAAGCCCTGA